TTCTGCTGAGAGTAGCCCTGCCGCTCCAGCCGCTGGGCCTCGATGAGGTCCGCGACCTTGGCGCACACCTGGCCCAAGGTCCGGAGGGACTCGGCGAGCAACTTCTCCATCTGCGCCTGGGGCTCCTCACCTGGGCGGATGGCTCTGTCGCGGCGGAAGAGCAGGGGCAACTTCATCCGCCTCAATCTAGGGGATGTGTCGCGCCGGTGCCACCCGGCTGCCCTCGCGTCGCAGGGCCGCTGTAGGTGCCGCGACAAGTCGATCTCAACAGATTTACAAAGCGGCAAATTTACGAAACTGGCCTTTGAGTGGTCTTATCCCCTCGAAAAGCCCGGTGGGAGGGCTGCCAAGGGCCCGAATCGCTTGGGGTTTGACGAATTTTCAAGTGGGGGGGTGACGCGAAGTTAATTCGTGCTTAGAGTCTGGCCATCCCACTTAACGAACTGGGGACTGCGCATGGCTTACGACGGCGAGCTGGTGAAGATGCAGAATGGTCGCTGGGCGCGGTTCCAGCGATGCCGGATGTTCCGCTCCGATGGGGAGGAGGCCGGCGAGACGATGTTGCTCATCGCGGTGGAGCTCGATGAGCGTTACCAAGGGCTGCTGGACGAGGTGGAAGACTCGCTGGCCCAGTACCGGCGTCAGGGCATTCCGGTGCAGGTCCAGATGCACCCGGACGCCCAGGGCGTCACCCTCCAGCCCGGTGCCGCGGCAGAGAGCCTTCACTGAGGCGTCTGTCCTTCGGGACAGGCGCAGTGTTGACTGTTGAAAACCTCAGGGCCCCGCGTCTTTTCTGACGCGGGGCCTTGTCTTTTACAACGCGGCGCGGCCAAGCCCTGGATTTTTCAGGTGTGGAGCTGAAAAAACCGCTCGGCGTTCTCGCACGCCACCCGGCGCACCACCCGTTCGGAAAGATTGGCCTTGGCGAGCAGCCGCGCCAGCCGGGCGAGGCCCAGGATGTCGCCCGCCCCATCCCCGGCATCGGAGTTGAGCAGCAGCCGCTCGCTGCCCAGCTTTCGCACCAGCACCACGGCCCGCTCGGCCTTGAGCGCCTCCGGGTGCAGCGTCAGCCCCGCCCAGTGGCCGCAGCCCAGGATGGGCCCCACCGTGCGCGCCGTGGCGTGATCCACCAGCACCCGCGAGGGCAGGTTGCCCGCGGTGCGCAGCAGCGTGAGGATGCGCCGGGTGTGGCGCTCCTTGTCCTGGGTGGGTGTGTGGACCACCACCCGGAGCTTGAGCCGCCGGGCCAGCGCGAGCTGCTCCAGGAAGGCCTCCTCCTCCTCCTCGCCGCCCCCGTGCAGCCCCGTCTCGCCCAGGGCCACCACGCGCCCTCCCTGGAAGTAATCCGGCAGGCTGGCGAGCACCTCGGACAGCCCGCGCCGGGGGATGCAGCGCGGGTGGACGCCCAGCGCGGCGTAGGCGCGGATGCCCAGCCGCTCCAGCCGGGGCAGCTGCTTGCCCACCAGGGCGTCAAAGTGCAGCCGCAGCGCCTTGGGGGTGGGCTCCGCGAAGTGGTGGGCCACCACCAAGGCCCGCTCCACCCCGAAGAAGCGCATGGACTCGAGATCCTGGTCGCTCAAGGACTCGGGATGGAGGTGCGCATCGAAGAGGGGCAACAGCTCGGGCACGGCCACCTCACTTCACGGCTGGGTGGGATTCCCCCCCTCCCAGAGAAATTTCAGCGTGATAGAAGTTTTGAACTTGAACGGCTGTAAGAATCCAGACAGAGTGGAAACATCAGGCGTCGCCCACCGGGGTAGGTTATGAGCACCACCGCCGTCAAGCCCGCGCAGTGTCCGCCGGCCCAGGAGCAGGAAATCAAGGTGTTCTTCAAGCCGCGCTTCGGCATCCGGGTCGTAGCGGGCGGTTTATCCGTGGATGTTCGGACCGGGCCGGAAGGGGACAAGGAGAAGTCCGAGCCCTCCCACGGTTGACGATCCCTGCAGTGCTCCTTATTTCTGCGCCGCATGTCCTCTCCCCTCGCGGCGGTGGTTCTGTGTGCCGGCAAGGGCACCCGGATGAAGTCGGAGAAGGCCAAAGTCCTTCACCCCATCCTGGGCAAGCCCCTTTGCGCCTATCCTTTGAAGCGTGCCCTGGAACTGGGCGCCTCTCCGCTGGTGCCCGTCGTTGGCCACCAGGCCTCTGAAGTCGAGAAGGCCATCCGGGCGAACTTCCCGGCGGCCACCCTGCGCTTCGCGCTCCAGAAGGAGCAGCGGGGCACCGCGGACGCGGTCCGCTCGGCGGAAGGGGCGCTGAAGGAGTTCTCCGGCCGCGTGCTCATCCTCTACGGGGATGTGCCGCTGCTTCGCCGCGAGACGCTGGAGGCGCTCGTCGCCGCGCACGAGGCGGGCAAGGGGCCGCTGTCGCTGGTGGCCACCACGCTGGAGGACCCCACCGGCTACGGGCGCGTCATCCGCGAGGGCGGCAAGGTGACGCGCATCGTGGAGCACAAGGACTGCACCCCGGAGCAGCGCGCGGTGCGCGAGTGCAACGCGGGCATCTACCTGGTGGAGTCGTCCTTCCTGTGGCGGGCGCTCGCGGAGATCCGCCCGCAGAACGCCCAGGGCGAGTACTACCTGACGGACCTGGTGGAGATGGCGGCGCGGCAGGGGCCGGTGGCCTCCATCGGCGCGGACGCCACCGAGACCGCCGGGGTGAACGACCGGGTGGAGCTCTCGGCGCGCGCCCGGGTGATGCAGCAGCGCATCAACGAGCACCACATGCGCGCGGGCGTCAGCCTGCAGGACCCGGCCACCACCTTCATCGACGAGGACGTGACGATCGGCGCCGACACCGAGCTGGGCCCGCTGGTGAGCCTGTCGGCCGGCACCGTGGTGGGGCGCAACGTCACCATCGGCCAGGGCAGCGTGCTGAGTGCCTCCCGCGTGGCGGATGGCACCACCATCAAGCCCTACTCGGTGTTCGAGGAGGCCCAGGTGGGCGAGCGCTGCGTCATCGGCCCCTTCTCGCGCCTGCGGCCGGGCACGGAGCTGTCGGAGGAGGTGCACCTGGGTAACTTCGTCGAGACGAAGAAGGCGGTGATCGGCAAGGGCTCCAAGGCCAATCACCTGGCGTACCTGGGCGATGCGAAGATCGGCTCCAAGGTGAACGTCGGCGCGGGCACCATCACCTGCAACTACGACGGGGTGAACAAGCACCTCACCGAGCTGGGGGACGGGGTGTTCATCGGCTCGGACACACAGCTGGTCGCCCCAGTGTCCGTGGGCGACGGTGCGTATGTCGGTGCGGGCACTACCGTGACGAAAAATGTACCGCCTGGAAGCCTCGCCGTCTCCCGATCTCCACAGGTGAACAAGGAGGGTTGGGTGGCCCGGAAGAAGGAAAAACAGGGCTAAATCTAGGAATTTCGGGCGGTTAGGTGGACCGCCCGGGCTGCGCTAGGATGTGGCGCGGCTCTTGCTCAGAAGTTGGTCGCAGCGCAGCGTGACAGTGGTTCGGGAAGCCCACGGATCATCCCGATGGGCGAGGGCGTGAGAAGGAGAGGTTCATTCATATGTGCGGGATCGTTGGTTACGTGGGTGACAAGCAGTCTGCTCCCATCCTGGTGTCTGGCCTGAAGAAGCTGGAGTACCGGGGGTATGACTCGGCGGGGGTGGCGGTCGTGGGGCGCAACGCCCTCAACGTGGTGCGCGCCACCGGTAAGCTGAAGAATCTGGAGAGCCGCGTCTCCCAAGAACCGCCCCAGGGCACCCTTGGCATTGGCCACACCCGGTGGGCCACGCACGGCCGGCCCTCGGATGAGAACGCCCACCCGCACACCTACAAGAACGTGGCGGTGGTGCACAACGGCATCATCGAGAACCACCTGGCGCTCAAGGAGGAGCTGCGGGCCAAGGGCCACGTGTTCTCCTCGGAGACGGACACGGAGGTGTTCGCCCACCTCATCTCGGACGAGCTGGAGCGCGGCGTGGACCTTCCGGACGCGGTCCGGCTGGCCATCAAGCAGGTGAAGGGCACGTACGCCCTGGCGGTCGTCACCTCCAATGATCCCAACCGCATCATCTGCACCAAGGACGCCTCCCCCATGGTGCTGGGGCTGGGCCAGGGGCAGAACTTCGTGGCCAGCGACGTGCCGGCGCTGCTCGAGCACACGCGCGACTTCGTCTACATGGAGGAAGGTGACCTGGCGGTCATCACCGCCCAGAGCGTGGACATCTACAACCGCCAGGGCCAGAAGGTGAACCGCCCCACGCGCCGCATCGACTGGACGCCGATGATGGCGGAGAAGGGCGGCCACAAGCACTTCATGCACAAGGAGATCTGGGAGCAGCCCCGCGCCATCGCGGACACGCTGCGCGGCCGGATGGTCCTGTCCGAGGGCGACATCCACTTCGAGGGCTGGAACCTGTCGGCCGAGAAGGTGCGCTCCATCTCCAAGGTGACCATCCTGGCGTGCGGCACGTCCTGGCACTCGGGCGTGGCCGGCAAGCACATGATCGAGTCGCTGGCGCGCATCCCCGTGGAGGTGGAGCTCGCCAGCGAGTTCCGCTACCGCGACCCCATCGTGGACCCCTCGCACCTGGCCATCGCCATCAGCCAGTCGGGCGAGACGGCCGACACGCTGGCGGCCTTCAAGGAGGCCAAGGCCCGGGGCGCCATGTCGCTGGCCATCTGCAACGTGATGGGCAGCGCGATGACGCGCGAGGCGGACATCTCGGTGCTCACCAACGCCGGGCCGGAGATCGGCGTGGCGTCCACCAAGGCGTTCACCACCCAGCTCGTCACGCTCTACATGCTGGCGGTGAAGCTGGGCCGCATGCGCGGCACCCTCTCCGTGAAGGCGGCGCAGGAGCACCTGACGCACCTCACGCAGATCCCCAAGATGATCGAGGACGTGCTCAAGTGCGAGCCGGCGGTGAAGCGCGTGGCGCGTGAGTTCATGAACGCCCAGGACTTCCTGTTCCTCGGCCGTGGCCCCATGCACCCGGTGGCGCTCGAGGGCGCGCTGAAGCTCAAGGAGATCTCCTACATCCACGCGGAGGGCTACGCGGGCGGTGAGATGAAGCACGGCCCCATCGCGCTCATCGACGAGAAGATGCCGGTGGTCGTCATCGCCCCGAAGCAGCCGCACGTGGCGTACGAGAAGATCATCGGCAACATCGAGGAGGTGCGTGCCCGCGGCGGCAAGGTCATCGCCATCATCGACGAGGACGACCACCACGTGGACAGCCTCGCCGACCACGTCATCCGCATCCCGGCCGCGTGTGCGCTGCTGGCGCCGGTGGTGTCCACCATCCCGCTGCAGCTGCTCGCCTACCACGTGGCGGAGATGCGCGGGAACGACGTGGATCAGCCCCGCAACCTCGCCAAGAGCGTGACGGTGGAGTAGCCCCCGGCCTCACGGCACAGGGGTGACAGGCGAGCCCAGGTGTCTTCCGTCCACGGAAGCCCTGGGCTTCGCCGCGTCTAGAGCAGGGGCTGGCCGGACACCTTCTTCAGCCACTCCTGGATGTGCTGCCGGGAGGGGCTCTGGCCCGAGTCCAGGAGCCAGGTGAAGAGCGCGCCGGCGAACTCGCCGGCCGTGTGGTAGCGGCTGGCCGGATCCGGCGCGAGCGCGCGGCGGAGGATCAGCGCCAGCGGCCGGTCCAGCGAGTCCAGCAGGGGCAGCTTGCCCGCGCGGATGGCGGCCATCACCCGCGCCTCGTCCGTCTCCTCCCGGAGGAACGGGTGCACGCCCACCACCAGCTCGTGCAGGACGATGCCCAGGGCGAACAAGTCCGAGGCGGGGATGGGCGGCTCGCCGCGTGTCTGCTCCGGCGCCAGGTAGTGCAGCTTGCCCGCGAGGATGCCGTCCTGCGGGCCGATGGTGGCCCCGCGCGCCTTGGCCACCCCGAAGTCGCCCAGCTTCACCTCGCCCTCGCCCGAGAAGAAGATGTTGGAGGGGGTGATGTCGCCGTGCACCAGCTCCAGCGGGCGGCCGCTGCGCGTGCGCGCCTGGTGGAAG
This window of the Stigmatella erecta genome carries:
- a CDS encoding TatD family hydrolase, which codes for MPELLPLFDAHLHPESLSDQDLESMRFFGVERALVVAHHFAEPTPKALRLHFDALVGKQLPRLERLGIRAYAALGVHPRCIPRRGLSEVLASLPDYFQGGRVVALGETGLHGGGEEEEEAFLEQLALARRLKLRVVVHTPTQDKERHTRRILTLLRTAGNLPSRVLVDHATARTVGPILGCGHWAGLTLHPEALKAERAVVLVRKLGSERLLLNSDAGDGAGDILGLARLARLLAKANLSERVVRRVACENAERFFQLHT
- the glmU gene encoding bifunctional UDP-N-acetylglucosamine diphosphorylase/glucosamine-1-phosphate N-acetyltransferase GlmU, translating into MSSPLAAVVLCAGKGTRMKSEKAKVLHPILGKPLCAYPLKRALELGASPLVPVVGHQASEVEKAIRANFPAATLRFALQKEQRGTADAVRSAEGALKEFSGRVLILYGDVPLLRRETLEALVAAHEAGKGPLSLVATTLEDPTGYGRVIREGGKVTRIVEHKDCTPEQRAVRECNAGIYLVESSFLWRALAEIRPQNAQGEYYLTDLVEMAARQGPVASIGADATETAGVNDRVELSARARVMQQRINEHHMRAGVSLQDPATTFIDEDVTIGADTELGPLVSLSAGTVVGRNVTIGQGSVLSASRVADGTTIKPYSVFEEAQVGERCVIGPFSRLRPGTELSEEVHLGNFVETKKAVIGKGSKANHLAYLGDAKIGSKVNVGAGTITCNYDGVNKHLTELGDGVFIGSDTQLVAPVSVGDGAYVGAGTTVTKNVPPGSLAVSRSPQVNKEGWVARKKEKQG
- the glmS gene encoding glutamine--fructose-6-phosphate transaminase (isomerizing) gives rise to the protein MCGIVGYVGDKQSAPILVSGLKKLEYRGYDSAGVAVVGRNALNVVRATGKLKNLESRVSQEPPQGTLGIGHTRWATHGRPSDENAHPHTYKNVAVVHNGIIENHLALKEELRAKGHVFSSETDTEVFAHLISDELERGVDLPDAVRLAIKQVKGTYALAVVTSNDPNRIICTKDASPMVLGLGQGQNFVASDVPALLEHTRDFVYMEEGDLAVITAQSVDIYNRQGQKVNRPTRRIDWTPMMAEKGGHKHFMHKEIWEQPRAIADTLRGRMVLSEGDIHFEGWNLSAEKVRSISKVTILACGTSWHSGVAGKHMIESLARIPVEVELASEFRYRDPIVDPSHLAIAISQSGETADTLAAFKEAKARGAMSLAICNVMGSAMTREADISVLTNAGPEIGVASTKAFTTQLVTLYMLAVKLGRMRGTLSVKAAQEHLTHLTQIPKMIEDVLKCEPAVKRVAREFMNAQDFLFLGRGPMHPVALEGALKLKEISYIHAEGYAGGEMKHGPIALIDEKMPVVVIAPKQPHVAYEKIIGNIEEVRARGGKVIAIIDEDDHHVDSLADHVIRIPAACALLAPVVSTIPLQLLAYHVAEMRGNDVDQPRNLAKSVTVE
- a CDS encoding serine/threonine-protein kinase, with translation MQTGSAKTVEVPSRRFGRYRLRSRLGEGGMAEVFLADAVDARGQPFSVALKLMRKDVSVEAFADEADLMGVLDHPNLVRKLEDGEAFGRPFIALEFLSGGDLDRLLRVHERLGRRVPLGIALHTCIEVLRALSYFHQARTRSGRPLELVHGDITPSNIFFSGEGEVKLGDFGVAKARGATIGPQDGILAGKLHYLAPEQTRGEPPIPASDLFALGIVLHELVVGVHPFLREETDEARVMAAIRAGKLPLLDSLDRPLALILRRALAPDPASRYHTAGEFAGALFTWLLDSGQSPSRQHIQEWLKKVSGQPLL